The genomic interval CCTTCGGCCTGAGTGCGCGGGTGGCCCACGAGCTGTGGGTGGGAAACCTCAACCCCGCCGCCGCCGTGCTCTCCGGCCAGATGACGATGCGCGGTCCGCTGACCCTCGCGCTGGCGCTGGCCCCCGGCATGCGGGCGATGCAGGCAGCGTACCGGGCGGCGGTGGAGGAGGACGGGGCGGCGGGGCGGGTCAGTACCCCCGGTGCGTGACCCGCGCTCCCTGCCCCTCCAGCCAGCCCGTCAGCACGCCCACCGCCGCCTTCACGCCGGGCGTGACCACCGGGCCGCCGAACCGCGAGAGCCGGACGAGGTGCGAACCGTCCTCCCGCGCGGTGATGCCGACGAGCACCTCTTGGGTCAGTTCGCCCTCCACGACATGCGCGAGGGCCACCCAGCCGTCCTTGCCGAGGCTGGCGTAGAGGTCCAGCAGCACGACGGTCCAGCCGTCGGGGTTGTCGCGGGTCACGCCACCACGGGCGGTGTGCTTGGCGAACGCGGTCGGGGCGAAGTCGGCGGGCAGGGTCAGAATGGCGTGGGGCACGGCAGGGACATCCTCGGAGTCGGGAAAGCGGGCGGCGGTGGTGGGGAACTCGCTCGCCAGGGCGGAGGCCGGGAGCGTCGGCACGAAACGGGCGTGCCGGGGGTCCAGGCCGAGGTCGCGCCACTTGCGGGCGTATTTGGTTTCCAGCGCGGCGGGGGGCGGGGACTTGGTGAGGTGGACGGCCATCACGCCGCTGGCCTCGGCCTCGCG from Deinococcus terrestris carries:
- the trmB gene encoding tRNA (guanine(46)-N(7))-methyltransferase TrmB, producing the protein MIFNFSDFHFPDRPVRLYPDTPEHPWILEVGFGDGRFWPHFAASFPEAPNYLGVEISGTSLLKAERRLRAAGLGNAVLTRLPATPLIREVVPPGALDAIVVNFPDPWPKAGHEEHRLLRVPFFRLAASRLKPGGAVLLTTDHEEYFEFACREAEASGVMAVHLTKSPPPAALETKYARKWRDLGLDPRHARFVPTLPASALASEFPTTAARFPDSEDVPAVPHAILTLPADFAPTAFAKHTARGGVTRDNPDGWTVVLLDLYASLGKDGWVALAHVVEGELTQEVLVGITAREDGSHLVRLSRFGGPVVTPGVKAAVGVLTGWLEGQGARVTHRGY